In Dehalococcoidales bacterium, the following are encoded in one genomic region:
- the rplV gene encoding 50S ribosomal protein L22 yields the protein MKVRAIAKDTGVSPRKVRLVVDMVRGKKVDEALNMLRFTPSPTARVVSKVIKSAAANAENGFQMAAADLKIVSIYADEARTLKRFRPRSRGRVSPILKRSSHITVIVGEQES from the coding sequence ATGAAAGTAAGAGCGATAGCTAAAGATACCGGAGTATCACCGCGCAAGGTACGGCTGGTGGTTGATATGGTACGGGGTAAGAAGGTTGACGAAGCCTTAAATATGCTCAGATTTACCCCTTCCCCGACTGCCCGCGTCGTGTCCAAGGTGATAAAATCAGCGGCGGCTAATGCCGAGAATGGTTTTCAGATGGCGGCCGCGGACCTGAAAATTGTCAGTATCTATGCTGATGAGGCGCGGACTTTGAAGAGGTTCCGTCCCAGGTCCAGAGGGCGGGTAAGCCCTATCCTGAAACGTTCCAGTCATATTACCGTAATTGTTGGTGAACAGGAGAGTTAA
- the rpsS gene encoding 30S ribosomal protein S19: MSRSTKKGPAVDEKLMKRVEALNRSGQKAVIKTWSRWSTILPDMVGLTIGVHDGRRHVPIFITENMVGHKLGEFALTRTFRGHVSKAERTSQVRRK; this comes from the coding sequence ATGTCAAGGTCAACCAAAAAAGGTCCAGCCGTTGATGAAAAACTGATGAAAAGGGTGGAAGCGCTTAATCGCTCCGGCCAGAAAGCGGTTATCAAGACCTGGTCGCGCTGGTCTACCATATTACCGGACATGGTAGGTCTGACCATCGGCGTGCATGATGGGCGGAGGCACGTTCCCATCTTTATTACGGAGAATATGGTGGGGCATAAGCTGGGTGAGTTCGCTCTGACGCGGACCTTCCGGGGGCATGTCTCCAAGGCGGAAAGGACTTCTCAGGTAAGAAGGAAATAG
- the rplB gene encoding 50S ribosomal protein L2 — protein MALKIYRPTSPGRRGMTGATFEEITKDKPEKSLLLPLRKRAGRNSQGRITVRHRGGGAKRNIRIIDFKRGKSGVPGRVAAIEYDPNRSARIALIYDADGEKRYILAPLGLKVGDTIKAGGEAEIKPGNSLPLKLIPSGTMIHNIELQKGKGGQLVRSAGMSAQIVAKEGDYALIRLPSGEARRVNSDCTATVGQVGNVEHQGIKLGKAGRKRWSGWRPTVRGSAMTPRDHPHGGGEGRSPIGLPGPKTPWGKPALGYKTRKNKASDKMIVKRRGKK, from the coding sequence ATGGCATTAAAGATATATCGACCAACTTCTCCCGGCAGGCGGGGCATGACCGGCGCCACCTTTGAAGAGATAACCAAAGACAAGCCGGAAAAATCCCTGCTCTTGCCCCTGAGGAAGAGAGCCGGGCGTAATAGCCAGGGGAGAATAACCGTCCGTCACCGCGGCGGAGGCGCCAAGCGGAATATCCGCATCATCGACTTTAAGCGCGGCAAAAGCGGCGTTCCGGGCAGGGTGGCGGCTATCGAGTATGACCCGAACCGTTCGGCGCGGATCGCCCTGATTTACGATGCTGACGGAGAAAAGCGTTACATCCTGGCCCCTCTGGGACTGAAAGTTGGCGATACGATAAAAGCGGGCGGAGAAGCCGAGATAAAACCGGGGAACAGCTTACCTTTAAAGTTGATTCCAAGCGGCACTATGATACATAATATAGAGTTGCAGAAAGGCAAGGGGGGGCAGCTGGTGCGCAGCGCCGGGATGTCCGCCCAGATAGTAGCCAAGGAAGGCGATTATGCCCTCATCCGGCTGCCGTCCGGTGAGGCCAGACGTGTCAACAGTGATTGTACGGCGACTGTCGGGCAGGTGGGTAATGTCGAGCACCAGGGCATAAAATTAGGCAAGGCCGGCCGGAAACGGTGGTCGGGCTGGAGGCCCACGGTAAGAGGCTCGGCGATGACGCCCCGCGACCACCCTCACGGTGGTGGAGAAGGCAGAAGCCCGATAGGTCTCCCCGGGCCGAAAACGCCGTGGGGGAAGCCGGCACTGGGCTACAAGACCCGTAAGAACAAGGCTTCGGATAAAATGATTGTTAAACGCCGGGGGAAGAAGTAA